The region AGGAATTGGGGGTTACTTTGCCATCTCTTTTTCTGTGAGTAAGCTATAGGAGCGTTTTCCTGCTGCTTGTGGGGTCCCAGTCCAAGCTCTCACCTGGATGTGATTTATATTGATTCTGTtgctcttttatttattcatgCTGGCAGGTGAATTCTTCTCTCTTCTTGGAGTTAGGTGCTAATGCAccctgggaaagaaaaacaaatcttgtCTAGTGAGAGATTCTGCTACTGTTATCCCAATTTATGTTGCAACATACATGATGTGCTCTGTATGAAGGGGATGGCTAATAACAGGTTGAAAGTACTGTCTGAGATGATAGCAGATTGTTTCTCTCCTGACACCTGGGCCGCTGGATGTTTCCACTTTACTGATGCTACCTGTAAGTGGTTTATattccaaacaaaaccaaaagcagtcAGATAAACCAAacagggaagaaatgaaagatgagcATTTTGTTCAAAGCACAAAAGTCAGTCTGTGAAAATAACGCGAAAACAGGGTCTCTTGCTTTTGTTTACCCTACTGCAAATATGTTTGCTTAGGAGCAATAAGAGTTAATTGTCAAACTTTACAATGTAGTCAGAGATTTTCGCATAAAATGTATAACAGACTCTGCCCAGATGGCAAATGCTGATATGTAAATCTAAAACATGAAAATTTCCATTGGGGGCCAGATGGTGGCTTAATGTGAATTGTTTAACATTTATGTTTATCTTATTAAAAGTGCCTTTATATGTCCAAACTAAGCTATCAATGTGGTTGGAAGACCATATCactaaatgaataaaaaaaaaaaatcaaaccacgaATACGAGGCACCTCCTGCTTACATGGATCAGGGGAAAGCAAAGCACGTCCTTATCTGTTGAGAGAAATCCTTTCTCTGTCTACAGAATTGtgaataaaatattagaaataaaatcaaatcggTGTTTGCCTGCTTGGGAGAAACATTAAAATCATATTACTTTCCCAGAAGTTAGAAATGTGGGACAATGGTAATACACACGTTAAATACCTTGATGTATTTCCCCTCAAAATAGGCGTTGGTGTTCGGGGTAAAGAGCTGAGGTCTAGACAGGGAAAGCCTGACTCCCAGGCGCGGGTCCTTCCTCCTGCAGGGCAGGTCTGGCTCTTCCTGCGCTGCCTCTTGGCTCTGCCAGAACCCATCGTTTCCTCTGATGCAATTCAAGAAATTGCACAACGGAGGAAAGAACAAACGGGCGCTTGTGGACTCCGTCACATGAGGGACCGCTGGCGCCTTTACAGTAAATACATCTGATATTAAGGGAAGTGGTTAGCGTGACTCcggagggcagcagggagcccTGGGTCAGATGAATCTTTCACAGGACTCTGGGTGCACATGCTCCAGTTTGGATGCGAATCTGTCCTCGCTCGTCCCTCCAAATAAATCTTTCTGAGACCAGCACATCATGTTGAGGCATCCAAAAAATCAGTGGGTAGCTGTTACACAAGCAAGAAGTAAAATACCTTTTAATAGCTTTAGTTAAACACTCCATGCATCAAATACATGGCTATTTTTTGTGATGCACAAGGGGGGAAAATGCTTCAGTGATAAACCTGAAATATAGTGCCTGTCTGTGTCTCTGGATAcctctgtgtatgtgtgcaaTAGTGTTCAACAAGGCagagaagtaatttaaaaaggaaGGCTGTGGGGAGGCCGGAGGaacaaaattgcaaaatatttgctttagactgtgatttttaatttattttttttttagttctttgcCGCCATCTTATGCTGGGTGTTGTGATTCACTCCTTACTGAATCACTGGTCACTCTTGACTCCATTAACTTTGACCTGAGGCTTTGGACTGGTGCctagaattatatatatattttttttcccttgaaaaggGGAGTATTACTAAAAGCATTGGCTGAAAATATAGATAAGTGTTAAATGGCAGGTTAATATTTAAATCAGTGTGCTGTTTGATGATGTTACATATTAGCGTGTTGGACAGAAGAACACTTCCCCCATGCCACCTACTCATGTGTACAGTAATTACTTGAATTGTTGTTTGAAGTTAAGGCTAATGTTGCTGTATAGAACTCTTCAAATTGAAAATAGGAGGGCTTTTTTCCAACTATATggtgataattaaaaaaaaacaaaaaacaaaaaaccaaccaaacaaaaaacccccaaaacaaccaacccactCTTTTTGGTTTTAAGTGCTACAAATGCAACAACTaagtaaaataaaagggaaaaaaaaaaaaaaaaaaaaggtgctccCAACAAGCATCTCTCTCCAGGGCAGAGCTCAACAGCATTTAGTAAAGCTTGGCCCTTTGCCAGAGATAAGATACTGGCTAAATGTGGTCCCTTGAAAAATGGTGACAGGAGCCAATCAATGCTGTCATATTTCTCAAAAAGAGCCCCAAATCCCGAAAACCATGCAACTGTATTCATTCAGAAGGTTATCCTGCTTGCTGACTTATTGCCGCGCACACAGAGGTGCTGCTGTACAGCCACGGCATTTTTTTTTGGCCAGCTGGTGTCTGTGGAGGTCTCATCCCCCAAACAAGGCAACACCCAAAGCTACTTGTTTTGATAACAATTATAGCCAGTAGCATGGGTGAAAGATTTCATAGCTGTGCCTTAAGTTTTTGTGCTAGGGCTACGTGGTTTTTCTTAAGGAAAACGTGTTACACCTTCTCTACCTCTTTTTGTGATCACTTTTGTTTTTCATGATTTAAACTGAAACTGAGCACCAGTTCTGCTATTTTTGTGCTGCAGTCTGTTGCAGCTCGGGGAGGAAAACAGCTCTGTTAGTTCACAGAGGAAAACAGCTCTGTTAGTTCACAGCCTCATGcattacagacacacacacacacaaaatcttttGAGTCCCATTTTTAGTGGTGCCTTGTAAATGAATAATTCAGAAGTGAGCCCTAAAATCCAGATCCTGCAGTTTTATCCAGAACATATTGCAAATGCTCTGAGCCTGGGAAACAGTTTTGAAtctgctgcagaaggagacagTGAGCAGCTGGTAAACTACTGGCCCTTAATGAAGCTATACCATATTGTAGTATCTCCAATTACTACAGAACTTAATTAGTTCGTTTTACCCTGCCAATCTGCAGAGACCAAACGCTGTCCTGGGCAGCCACTGTAATTATTTCAGCTTCTTCATTGCTGGCCATCAAAGCTGTGTTTGGTCTCTCCCAGCAAGGTATATTAAATATCTTAGATTTGGGAATGCCTGCATTGTATTACACACAGATATTTTACTGCCCAGTTTtacagaaaagtactttttttagTAACTGGTAGAAGTACTTCATGCAATGTATAAATATGAGTGTTAATGGTATAGCatttttaacaaagaaatgaGAATATTGAATCGGTTGGTTCTCATGTGGACTTGCCCTAAAGCTTTTTGCCGTAACTGTTGTACAGACGTGACCGTTTCGAATGGCAACATGACTTGGTGTTCAGGTTACTCTGCTTCTCTATTTGAAAATAGTCTTTAGAgataaggaaatattttaatttgatatGGTTGCAAAACAAATGTATCTTGGGTGTAGAACTGCTAACTGAATGAGTAAAGTGCTGTTTAAATGAAATGCAGTGTCCGGTATATTATTTGTAGTGTGCTAGTCTGATGAGAATGCCCAGCACTCAGCGTTATTGTTGTGTGCTCCTGCTAAAGGGTAATTTTAAGAATAAGGGAACATGCCATAAAGTCAAAACTCCCAGGCATCAGCAAGAAATTGTTGGCATTTACCCATCTGAGAAATGTGGCtaccaaattttaaaattctgtatcaCCTGACATCCAAATTGATGATTTTTGAGTGTTAGgttttcttcacagaagaaaatagtCTAAACTTCAGCCCTTAAAAATATTGAATGTGTGAACAATAGAAAAACAGAACAATTCTGTTTGGAGGCtaaccctccccccaaaaaaatcctttatgcaatacattaaaaaaaattgtagccAAATCAAATAATATTAAATGGGTGGTTTTCCCTAAATAGCAGAGTTTAATTTGTCTTCTGAAACAGGCTCAAGAGGTAGCTGATTTCCAAGAAATTTAGGTCATTGTTAGCTGTCTGATAATGTTTGACTCTGTGATGAGCCAGAGGCCAACTGATTACCAAAATTTGACACCTGTTAACCTCTAGTTTATACTCAGCTGCTCCAAACCAGCCGCACTTAGAACATCTTCTTAGACTAAGctttaaattacaatttttttaataattgtgttTGGTACTACAGTGATGTTATGTCACTTGGTGACTTTGAAACCAGGTTGTCCTCCAGCCCTGAAGCCCTGTTCTGCAGATCTTTAAGATCAATACTAAATACCGGGATggaacacaaatattttaaaatacattgcagTATGGCTATTATAGTTACTTCAGACAGCCCCTGTTGTGTTTTTAGTCAGCTTTTACAGTTTTATATGATCATACTGTAAAAAAATTATGTGGGCAaacttttcaatttctttcaatttcttttttctctttaatgttcttctaaaaattactttcttactGTGACATAATTCATTCTATAGCTTCACGTTTTCTATGAGCAAACTTAGGAAAGAAGAATGTATTTGTCCTCTGGCTAGTTCATGTATTACCTTACCAATTGTAACAAACCGCTTAGTTTCTGTGAGCCTGCGCGTGGGCCACAGCAACCAAACCATCAGTTCACACGCTTCAGAGAGGTCCTGTAGAGCCCCGTTTTACTTAGATAATTTTGTAGGATTGAGAGAATAAGCCTCAGTTACATGAGTCTACCTGtttaatacagaatttaaaagctTTGCTGTTGTTCTAAACCAGTTTTGCTGGGGAGGACGCTTgcttaaaaaaagcatttctattaCAGGACATGAACTTGATTGACATCCTTTGGAGGCAAGATATAGACCTTGGGGCAAGGCGTGAAGTTTTTGATTTTAGTCAACGGCAGAAGGAGTATGAACTCgagaaacagaagaaacttgAAAAGGAAAGACAAGAGCAGCTCCAAAAAGAGCAGGAGAAAGCCTTGCTGGCTCAGCTGGAGTTAGATGAAGAGACAGGTGAATTTATTCCTGCTCAGCCAACTCCGCGCATTGAGTCAGAAAATACCGAGCCACCAGTCGGTTTTTCACAGGTAAGCTCTCGTTTGTGTTTGTGAGTGCGTTTAAACCATTTTCCATTCACAGGAAGACATTATGTTAGTGGTTACCTAAAATGAATTTGCATTCGTTGCTGTAATGGAAGATTCTTCAGTTATTCAAAGatgcagtaacattttttttaataactttcctATTTAGACCACACAGActtcaaaaccagaagcagaagcCTTGTCCTTTGATGACTGCATGCAGCTCTTGGCAGAAGCATTCCCATTTATAGACGACAATGAGGTAAAAATGCTCAATACGGCGGTTTCACGGGTGGTCTTCTAAGGGATCAGTCTCGTGTCTTCTCTTACTAACATTTGTCTTCACCAAAATGTTAGTTTGTGATATGACTTGAGTTTTGTCCCCAGGCTGACTCCAGCTGGAATAAAGCAGTGTACTAGGGCTGTGTCCAGAGGGACTGGAGTCGTGCTCCTGTGTTCCTTCTGCTTACTGAATCCTGCAGCCAGGATCCAGTGTATAACGCCAGCTGATGGCGACCCTTCCAGTTACTGCAAATAACTGTAGTGGTTTGTTACAGTGAGCTCAGTGCATGTGAGTTGCTTTATTTCCGTGTGCAGACCCAGACTATTTGATGTGTAAagatttctggctttttttttcccctgctatttcTTTCCTTAATATGAAAATTCCTTTAATGGGTATATTTTTGTATTAtcccattatttaaaaataaatgttttcattaagaaataCCTATCTGTTCTGCAGAAATGGTAGAACAccaaaaaatagattttttttttttttttttttttttttttgctttggaaaattcaaagctggtttttttggtggtgttttttatgtggatcttttttgttgttgttattgttggtttatttgttttttttaaacttgttttttttaaacactccaGGCTTCTTCATCTGCATTTCAGTCACTGGATCCTGCTCAGATTGATAGCAGCCCAGTCTTCGTTTCCTCTGATCAGACTCAGCCACCTGAATCACCTCTTCTAGTTCCACTTACTGATGCAGAGAATATGCAGAACATAGAGCAAGTCTGGGAAGAATTACTGTCCCTTCCAGAGTTACAGGTAAAGGTTTAGTACAATAAGCACCTGAAAAAAATAGCATGGTATTTTGGAAGAGTATGGTATTTCGGAGAATGCGCTACAAGAGCTTCTTAACAGATGGCGATTGTGACTGTCATGTTGGATTCTACACTTGTAGGATGTCTATAACTCAATAtgagctttaattttttaaaaaataatacattgaAAAACATGTAGGAGGAAGGAAATTAGTTGTTTATCAGAAGGCCTTAATAAAACACCATCTATCTTCCCAGTCGGAACTTCCCCACATTTACCAAATCATTGTTTGCCTCTGTGCAACTTCTTACAGCGTGATCATTGTTGAAATTTCAGCTGCTTAAAAATGGGCATTTCTGAATTAGGGATCTACAACAGGAATTATTTCCACCAGCATTAATgtaaacagggttttttttgctgtgtctAAGTAGATTGTGTAAATCACTTATGGTTACTTTTGCATTCAACTTTTATCTAAGGAAAAGGTTTTGTAAAGGTGTTAATAGAACATATTTAGATACATGGAAGAGTCCGGTATAATTATATAACTTGTTTATATATATTCAGTCAGAACTAAGTATGTAGTGTACCTGAaccaaatatttcaaaggaacaAAACTTTGCTATAGTACTAAATTGTGCATTACAGAGCAcatctaggtttttttttccctcctatccttatatttctatttatattttccttaCATTTGACTATAAAATtgagtgaatttatttttatatatattagtGTAGAACAACATCATGCTTCAGCGTGATGCTGCTCTACTTTATGCTGTTAACAGAAGAACTGAATGCTCAGTGGAATGCCTGTAAACctgaaaaattttttttaaagtgttaaaaaaaaaaaagtatttgcaggAACTGCATTTTTCCTGCCACTCtacttttcccttttgtttttttatatttttcaaaattttcctaGTTTCCTAATCTTTACTGCTTAAAAGCCCCACGTAAGTAACAGGGGCAATTGGCTGTTGAAGAGGCAGCAGTGAAATAGATTGCTGCTGAAAACAGAttaagaaaccaaaccaaaattatCTATTGCAGCAATTCTGAATAGTAATGGAATGTCTTCTGAAAGAAGTGAGATAATTAAATTGAGGGCATCGCCTTTTATGAATGatgtttgaagaaaagaaaagaaaaaaaagagctctcaTTCATAACCTTATTTTAAGCCTTGAACAATCTCTGATTAAATAATCAGTGTGTGATCCCTTCTTAAGAGAAACAGAATCATTTTGGTAATTGCCTAATTCTTTGGGGACGGCAGGCACACTTATTTCAGCTTCAGTTAAGAAACTGCCACCCCGTTGGAAAGAACATTGGTCTTGTAGCCAATGAAAGCCCATCAGCGGAATAGTTTTGGATGCTCACCCTGATGTTAGCCAGCTTAACTAAAAGTACGTGGGGTGAGTTAATGTTTGCGAGGCTTCGTGTTAGTGCTCTTTTTACTTCACCGAGAATTACATTTCCCTGCACTGAACAGCTGCTTCACTCATTCAGTAAATCCTAAAAGAATCTTGTTTCTTGAGGAAAAGAGATCTATCACATAACATGAAATTGAGTGCTAAAAGCAACAGTGCGCTAGCAATGCTCATTAAGTCTCATTCAGTAATTTTACGTGTACTCTACTCGTGCCGTTCCTAGCGGTGGTGCTTGTGAGAAGCTCAGACCTGGCAGCTCTAGGACCCCCGCTAGCAATTCAGCAGAACAGGAGGGCTCCGCGCAGCATCGGAGCGCGTTGGGATGGGGCTCTTGGGCATCCTGCTGTGAGTTTGGAGGCTCTGCTGTCTTAATCTAAACCACTTTGTCCAGAACAAGTTGCTTCCTACTCTGCTCGGGTGTCTAGTCGTCTTCCTAGATTGCACCTCCGTAGTAAAAGTGTGTTGTAGCCATCTAGGTTACAGCAGTGTTGTAATACCTACTTTATGTGCTTGTTGATtgctaaaatatttaatgtttgtgGGTTGTAGAAAGTGGTTTTATCATCAGTTGGTGATGTATTGCTCAACTTCTCTCTTACGTTTCCCATGTAGTGTCTAAACATTGAAAATGATAACCTGGCTGAGGTCAGCACAATCACAAGCCCTGAAACCAAGCCAACAGAGATGCACAACAGCTATAATTACTACAGCTCATTACCCGTCATGAGAAAAGATGTTAACTGCGGTCCAGATTTCCTGGATAGTATCGAGGGCCCCTTTTCCAGCATTTTGCCACCAGAAGACACCGGCCAGCTGAGCGTGAACTCTTTAAACGACACGTCCCCTTCAAACTCTGATTTCTGCGAGGATTTCTACACCGCCTTTATTGAGACAAAGGCGAACGGTGACACAGCAACGACAAACACCATCAGTCAATCACTCGCGGAAATTCTAAGTGAACCTATTGATCTTTCTGATTTCTCACTGTGTAAAGCTTTTAATGGCAACCACTCAGGAACCGTACCAGAATGTAATGATTCTGACTCTGGTATTTCATTGAATGCAAGTTCTAGCGTAGCGTCGCCTGAACACTCTTTCGAATCATCTGCCTATAGAGATAAGACTTTTGCTTGTAGCGATTCTGAAATGGAAGACATGGATAGCGCTCCTGGAAGCGTGCCGCAGAGCAACGCTGGCGTGTACTCATTGCAATTCCAGGATCAAGCGTTTTCTTCTGTGGGGCCAAGCGCTCAAACGCCCAGTTTGCAGTGTATAAACACACTAAAGAAAGAACCCCCTCCCAGTCCAGGCCACCCCAAAGCCCCGTTCACAAAAGATAAACCTTCAAGCCGCCTTGAAGCTCATCTCACAAGAGATGAGCAAAGAGCAAAAGCTCTGCAGATCCCTTTTCCTGTCGAAAAAATCATCAACCTCCCCGTTGATGACTTCAATGAAATGATGTCTAAGGAGCAGTTCAACGAAGCCCAGCTTGCGCTTATTCGCGATATACGCAGGAGAGGCAAGAACAAAGTGGCTGCTCAAAACTGCCgtaaaagaaaactggaaaatatagTGGAACTGGAGCAAGACTTGAGTAACCTAAAAGACGAGAAAGAGAAATTGCTTAAGGAAAAAGGAGAGCACGACAAAAGCCTTCGtcaaatgaaaaagcagctaACCACCTTATACCTTGAGGTCTTCAGCATGCTACGTGACGAAGATGGAAAGTCTTACTCTCCTAGTGAGTATTCGCTGCAGCAAACCAGGGATGGCAATGTCTTTCTTGTTCCTAAAAGCAAGAAGTCAGAGACTAAACCTTGAAGGGCAGCGCAGCTGGTTGCTGGTCTCCGAGTTCTTATTTTTGTATCCTTATCCTGATAGTTTTCACTGTGAGGTGGAATGCAGAATGAACTAGGtaatatttttcaagtaattCTATGCAATGATAATTTTAAAGTTGATGATTAGTTTGTGGAAGATGCAAGTTTAAAACTAATAGTGTAATGGAGATGGACGTATGCAAAATTTGTAATCTTACTTTTGTAACAGACATTTCCTTCTTATAGCACCACTTTGACTAGTTTCCGTatacatgtaaatatttaaagataCCATATTTATATACTGTTCCTATCTCTTGTTATATTCATAGATttatttgatatatatatatataaaaaaatgattTTAGCCTTCTAAATATAATTTCTTGCAAGACGAACAGTATGGCCTCTGATACTTTTTATAAATATGCAATAGtgtttgtttcccatttttcttACACGTTTATACTTGCTTTATATTTAATATGATTTTAATTTAGTATGAAAGTTGTTTGATTTTGATTTATCAgttcattaaacttttttttaaaaaactctacTTCATACATATTTATTTCCCTAAAGAAGGGAAATCCTGACTAGTTTTCCAAGGCGAAGTCTTCATGTAACAAATACACTTCATCACCCAAGGTGTGTCACGCCGCATTGTCAGCAGAATTTTAACTGCCATTTGGAAGGATTTGTGTCACATAAAGTTAAATTTCAGGTCTCCGCAAAGTTTACATAACTCTTGTTTTGCTCTTTGAACACTACTTACTTAAGTTCATGATGAGATCCTTTCCTCCAAAGGCACTTAAAAATCTGTGAAGGCAGATACTGTCAGCATTATGCGTTGTGCCGCCTTAAGAATTCTGTACGCTTTTGAGTAATTGTTCCAGAAGCACACGCTGTGTCTGTGAGCAGGGAGCGGCCGTCGGCACTGGGATTGCTTTGGAGCTAACGGAAGGAGGCACACACTTACTGCCAACCTGCTGCACTGGTTGGAACCTGTGCTCGATTACTGAAAAGCATGTGGCgtttaaattatgatttataaGAGAATAAAAATGGGGCAAGTAAATAGCACTGTTTTGTTTACTCCTCTCAGAGGGACTCGGTACTTGATCATCGTGGATTTGTTGAATGCAGAAAATGCATAATTTTTGATTTGAAATACACACCTTGATCTCAACATTAAAAACCACATCATCTTCCTTCATCTTCCCTATGAAACTTCTAAAAGGCACATTtaatctgaaatgtttttttctgccactggTGCTCTATAtcattttatgaatattttgtcTATTACAACATTATGCATAACTTCATCTAGTGTAATAAACACCAACTTGTTTTGCAAGACcttattgtacttttttttttttaaagaaggaactGAGATGTTGAAAGAAGGTAGAAGTCAGGCCCGCAAAGATTGTTTAATAACGTTGGAGGAAGAAGAGTTTAAAGAGGGACATCAGATTAGGAAACCAGCCCTCCATTAGGTCATTATTCACAAAGTTAGAGTAACGCTAAATAAAATTATACAGTGGTTGGTGAATTCGgtcctgagatttttttatttctcaaactgTTGAGCCATGCTGGAGCCGCGTACCCACCCGGCAGAAAGCAGCTCAACTCCTGGCTGGCCGTGGAAGCCAAAAGAATGATTCCAGATAATAACAACAACCCTGTTCCACACTGTATCAACTGCTTACCGACCTTCTGAgggtacttaaaaaaaaccaaaaccataaagGCACAAATAGGAAAGGAAGGGACTAATACAGAAAGCTGTAGTTCTGATGAATGCAATGGAAGTTCAGCTGTTCTGTTCACTGCTCATTCAGCTCTCCAGTCACTCCGCACCCTCACCCGAACAGCGATAACAACCGCTTTGGAGTTGTGTTTTTCCCTGTGTGCACAGAATTTCAGATGTTACTTTATTGCCCAGTTGGTCCCAGCGGTATCAGTGTAACTCTTCACAATCAGCTTGTTTTTCTTACCCCAAATAAGTTTTTATTTCTAAtctctgtcatcttgtcattcaTCTTTCCTGTTAGCTCATTTATTAACTCATTTACTGATTCCAAATATCAGAGGCTGCTCTAGTACCTGGTGCagacactctctctctctcccttgcttcGCCCGCAGCACAACCTCAGCTACGCAGAGAAGAGCAGGGCCAGGCCAGCAGAGCAGTAACAGCGTCAGCAGGAAGGTAGTTTCGCTCCAGGGCAGCGTAACGCCAGGAACCACAATCCCGTTGACCACATCCTCTTTAAAAGGCACGTGTAAGGGCCAAGCACCAGTACCAGCAGAAACTCTCTGGTACCTAAACCTGGGACTCTCAGAATCTCCAGCCCACCTTAAGAGAAAAGTAGCACTTTTGCACATCTCATACTGTGTTACGTGCTGCAGACTTTCAAGTGAGGTCCTGCCACGCAAAATGTTTGTATCTGAGGCAGCACATACAGTGAAATCACGAAAAAAACCTGTAGCCTCGGTTTTCCAACATGGCTGGCAGTGCTGGGAACCCTGCCCCTTACATCAAATCTAACAGTTGTGTTTCCGCAGAAGGCACCGGGCCATGGAGATCCGGGTGCAAGGGAAATCCAGCTTGCCCTGTGAGGCTGCTTACCTTCTTCACACCCACCTTCTGCCTGCCAACAGCGCCTCACTCCACCCCACCGCACAGGCAAGAACACTCCTCTTGGTGGAGCCAACACTAAAAAATACCAATGATTGAAAACTTAGGAGGCTGGATTTGATGGACGAAGCAGATTTATTTGCCCAGAAAGGTCAGCCAAGCACCAGCTAAATTAAATCTCAGATAGTGCAGCAGTGAGGGAAATTTTTTATGCTGCTGTCGTCCAAATAAGTCCATATTGACTTTGCCACCAGCACTGCCTAGGACAGAAAACACCTCTAAGAGTCACCAAGCCTGGGTGAAACGCAGGGGAAATGTGAGACTTCGCTGCCGTGTAAAACAAGAGGGTCTAATCCATATTTAAGGATGGCAATTTTGGAGCGTAAGCATTAAGGAGGCAGCACACCAAGCCATGCCCTGGACAGTCTTTCACCACAGCTACGCAGCAGCTCTCGCACATGGGTAGGTCTGATGGCAAAGCACAGAGAACCAGAAGAGGACGAGC is a window of Larus michahellis chromosome 7, bLarMic1.1, whole genome shotgun sequence DNA encoding:
- the NFE2L2 gene encoding nuclear factor erythroid 2-related factor 2 isoform X1; this encodes MEIELPPATQDMNLIDILWRQDIDLGARREVFDFSQRQKEYELEKQKKLEKERQEQLQKEQEKALLAQLELDEETGEFIPAQPTPRIESENTEPPVGFSQTTQTSKPEAEALSFDDCMQLLAEAFPFIDDNEASSSAFQSLDPAQIDSSPVFVSSDQTQPPESPLLVPLTDAENMQNIEQVWEELLSLPELQCLNIENDNLAEVSTITSPETKPTEMHNSYNYYSSLPVMRKDVNCGPDFLDSIEGPFSSILPPEDTGQLSVNSLNDTSPSNSDFCEDFYTAFIETKANGDTATTNTISQSLAEILSEPIDLSDFSLCKAFNGNHSGTVPECNDSDSGISLNASSSVASPEHSFESSAYRDKTFACSDSEMEDMDSAPGSVPQSNAGVYSLQFQDQAFSSVGPSAQTPSLQCINTLKKEPPPSPGHPKAPFTKDKPSSRLEAHLTRDEQRAKALQIPFPVEKIINLPVDDFNEMMSKEQFNEAQLALIRDIRRRGKNKVAAQNCRKRKLENIVELEQDLSNLKDEKEKLLKEKGEHDKSLRQMKKQLTTLYLEVFSMLRDEDGKSYSPSEYSLQQTRDGNVFLVPKSKKSETKP
- the NFE2L2 gene encoding nuclear factor erythroid 2-related factor 2 isoform X2, translating into MNLIDILWRQDIDLGARREVFDFSQRQKEYELEKQKKLEKERQEQLQKEQEKALLAQLELDEETGEFIPAQPTPRIESENTEPPVGFSQTTQTSKPEAEALSFDDCMQLLAEAFPFIDDNEASSSAFQSLDPAQIDSSPVFVSSDQTQPPESPLLVPLTDAENMQNIEQVWEELLSLPELQCLNIENDNLAEVSTITSPETKPTEMHNSYNYYSSLPVMRKDVNCGPDFLDSIEGPFSSILPPEDTGQLSVNSLNDTSPSNSDFCEDFYTAFIETKANGDTATTNTISQSLAEILSEPIDLSDFSLCKAFNGNHSGTVPECNDSDSGISLNASSSVASPEHSFESSAYRDKTFACSDSEMEDMDSAPGSVPQSNAGVYSLQFQDQAFSSVGPSAQTPSLQCINTLKKEPPPSPGHPKAPFTKDKPSSRLEAHLTRDEQRAKALQIPFPVEKIINLPVDDFNEMMSKEQFNEAQLALIRDIRRRGKNKVAAQNCRKRKLENIVELEQDLSNLKDEKEKLLKEKGEHDKSLRQMKKQLTTLYLEVFSMLRDEDGKSYSPSEYSLQQTRDGNVFLVPKSKKSETKP